A genomic window from Levilactobacillus yonginensis includes:
- a CDS encoding DUF975 family protein, with translation MDSEDRKRFKAGARKLIADHRSFYLLNGILMVALFILGDWVTKTYSLDVEPSMRDELMGTVLYLVAGMLNAGMSITMIDIDRGKADFDKPIERSFALFDKSRYFWGWIGIGIISTILVVLWSLLLIVPGIIKAFSYSQAFYIYRDAVDRGEEIRLIDAITRSRELMNGEKGFMFLMALSFLLWFIVGSITYGLANLFILPYFWQTQAKFYNQLLLKQKEQESAAGFRP, from the coding sequence ATGGATTCAGAAGATCGCAAAAGATTTAAAGCTGGTGCTCGAAAATTAATTGCTGACCACCGTAGTTTTTATCTATTAAACGGGATTTTAATGGTGGCCCTATTCATCTTGGGTGATTGGGTAACCAAGACTTACTCGTTGGACGTGGAACCGTCAATGCGAGATGAGTTGATGGGCACTGTGCTCTACCTGGTAGCGGGGATGCTAAACGCTGGCATGAGTATCACCATGATTGATATTGACCGGGGAAAGGCGGATTTTGATAAGCCTATTGAACGGTCGTTTGCTCTATTTGATAAGTCGCGGTATTTCTGGGGTTGGATTGGCATCGGAATCATCAGTACGATTCTGGTGGTGCTTTGGTCATTGCTATTGATTGTGCCGGGGATCATCAAAGCCTTTTCGTACTCGCAGGCGTTCTACATTTACCGGGATGCCGTTGATCGAGGCGAAGAAATTCGTTTGATTGACGCGATTACCCGCTCACGGGAGTTGATGAACGGAGAAAAGGGCTTCATGTTTCTGATGGCGTTGAGTTTTCTGCTGTGGTTCATTGTCGGGTCCATTACGTATGGGTTGGCCAACCTGTTCATTCTGCCGTACTTCTGGCAAACGCAGGCTAAGTTCTATAACCAACTGCTACTGAAGCAAAAGGAACAGGAATCAGCAGCTGGGTTTAGACCGTAA
- a CDS encoding GntR family transcriptional regulator: protein MQMKDQSGLPYYEQLVLRVKQQIVQGILQPGDRLPSVRDMARQEQLNPNTVSKAYKQLESQQVITTVHGKGTYVREATEQPGDSAQVVATKKQLLTLLTEIRYLGVPLEEVVTWIKAAYEGEKNQ from the coding sequence ATGCAAATGAAGGATCAATCGGGTTTGCCGTACTACGAGCAGCTCGTCTTACGCGTCAAACAACAGATTGTCCAAGGCATTCTGCAACCGGGGGACCGGCTACCGTCTGTCCGAGACATGGCGCGGCAAGAACAGCTGAATCCAAATACGGTCAGCAAAGCCTATAAGCAATTGGAGTCTCAGCAGGTCATCACCACCGTCCATGGTAAAGGAACCTACGTCCGTGAAGCGACTGAACAACCAGGGGATAGTGCCCAGGTGGTGGCAACGAAAAAGCAACTGTTGACCCTACTGACGGAAATTCGTTACCTGGGTGTCCCACTTGAAGAAGTGGTGACTTGGATCAAGGCAGCATACGAGGGGGAAAAGAACCAGTGA
- a CDS encoding aryl-sulfate sulfotransferase, with product MKKFWKISLGIMLALIIIGGVTAYHERHNVRRLLLVHQHYHRRNILSENQIKLNLRPALSTKHTTATNRLSATYKAQLNALKSGSANAKIIVNPYKTSPLSGLILVKTQAATKVKVTVHGDTPATTITKHLKGYHTTHSVGVLGLYANRTNRVTLQFTKENGNKSYTTYTMTTHGTPKDIGKNTLKTSQPQKMALGKGNQRLTFAVSSQGTTYGLDANGQVRWYSTAPISHVFKRLSNNHLLILTKISASEHKYNALRETDFYGRVYRQYNFSGLFPTRKDHSKLATNTVIHHDAIELPNHNLLLTVDDGSSKYVEDTMVEINYQTAKIVKVIDLKRLLPKSAYTQYDGTHRPDGKIDWFHQNSMVYDRKRDELIVSGRNQDMIFAINYKTTKLKWILAAPDKLPKSYHHYLLQPKSQHYRYNGGQHAVNLIHKDTHQGNTLALEFYDNNVPVTRGKTKQSKQWSAGEIVSINQLHRTVHKTWSFGKSLGKRNFTNIVGSSYAVGKGNTLIGFGYASKGKRSEFVEVNRKTNHIVYDVDRTGFHHGDWSYRAQRMSLYPGTGAVGLKEITPTN from the coding sequence ATGAAGAAATTTTGGAAAATCAGCCTAGGCATCATGTTAGCCCTGATTATTATCGGTGGTGTAACGGCCTACCATGAGCGCCACAACGTTCGGCGTCTTCTGCTGGTCCACCAGCATTACCACCGAAGAAATATTCTCTCGGAGAACCAGATCAAGCTCAATCTCCGACCGGCACTTTCAACGAAACACACCACGGCCACTAACCGGCTCAGTGCGACGTACAAGGCACAGCTCAACGCCTTAAAATCCGGTTCCGCCAACGCTAAGATCATCGTCAATCCTTACAAGACTTCACCGTTGAGTGGCCTGATTTTGGTGAAGACCCAGGCAGCCACCAAGGTTAAAGTGACCGTCCACGGGGATACCCCGGCGACGACCATTACCAAACACCTCAAGGGCTATCACACCACCCATTCAGTTGGTGTTTTGGGACTCTACGCCAACCGGACCAACCGGGTGACGCTCCAATTTACGAAGGAAAATGGGAACAAGTCCTACACCACCTACACCATGACCACCCACGGCACCCCCAAAGACATTGGCAAAAACACGCTTAAAACCAGCCAGCCACAAAAAATGGCGCTGGGTAAAGGCAATCAACGTCTGACCTTTGCCGTCAGCAGTCAGGGAACCACTTACGGGCTGGATGCCAACGGGCAGGTGCGCTGGTACAGCACTGCACCGATTTCACACGTCTTTAAGCGCCTTAGCAACAATCACCTACTGATTCTGACCAAGATTTCAGCCAGTGAACACAAGTACAACGCTCTGCGGGAAACGGACTTCTATGGCCGCGTCTACCGCCAATATAATTTCAGCGGTCTCTTCCCTACCCGGAAGGACCACTCGAAGCTGGCCACGAACACGGTCATTCACCACGACGCTATCGAATTACCGAACCATAATCTGTTATTGACGGTGGACGACGGGAGTAGTAAGTACGTCGAGGACACGATGGTTGAAATCAACTACCAGACGGCGAAAATCGTCAAAGTCATCGACCTGAAACGCTTGCTACCCAAGTCAGCCTATACGCAATACGACGGCACCCACCGGCCGGATGGTAAAATCGATTGGTTCCATCAAAATTCCATGGTCTATGATCGAAAACGCGACGAACTCATCGTATCCGGTCGTAACCAAGATATGATTTTTGCCATCAACTACAAGACGACCAAGCTGAAGTGGATTCTTGCCGCACCGGACAAGTTGCCGAAGAGCTACCACCACTACCTTTTGCAGCCGAAGTCCCAGCACTATCGCTATAACGGCGGGCAGCATGCCGTTAACCTCATCCACAAAGACACGCATCAGGGGAACACACTGGCGCTTGAATTCTACGACAATAATGTGCCCGTCACTCGGGGTAAGACCAAGCAATCCAAACAGTGGTCGGCCGGTGAAATCGTTTCGATTAACCAACTCCACCGAACAGTCCACAAGACCTGGAGCTTTGGTAAGTCACTGGGTAAGCGAAACTTCACCAACATTGTTGGAAGTAGCTACGCCGTTGGTAAGGGAAATACCCTGATTGGTTTCGGTTACGCTAGCAAAGGCAAACGCAGTGAATTCGTCGAGGTCAACCGTAAGACGAACCACATCGTCTATGACGTCGACCGGACGGGCTTCCACCACGGTGATTGGTCATACCGGGCACAACGCATGAGTCTCTATCCCGGGACCGGTGCCGTTGGGCTAAAGGAAATCACACCAACTAATTAA